One part of the Tolypothrix sp. NIES-4075 genome encodes these proteins:
- a CDS encoding PepSY-associated TM helix domain-containing protein, producing MTFTPKPSELVSKPIPGKSTLGLTQQLKIADAALPGAVTKSIYFPGKPEDALQIRMKLPQESSDYGDSNVYLDQYSGEVLRVDNALKMRLGDRVLNSFVPLHYGTFGGLPTRILYVFIGLAPLILFLTAFLMYWYRHWTKRPTKNNIYTTSN from the coding sequence GTGACATTCACCCCAAAACCATCCGAGCTAGTATCCAAGCCAATTCCTGGTAAATCGACCTTAGGACTAACACAGCAACTGAAAATTGCCGATGCTGCCTTACCTGGTGCTGTTACTAAAAGCATTTACTTTCCTGGTAAACCAGAAGATGCTCTACAAATTCGCATGAAGCTACCGCAGGAAAGTTCAGATTACGGTGATAGTAATGTTTATCTCGACCAGTACAGTGGTGAGGTTTTGCGAGTTGATAATGCTTTAAAGATGCGCTTAGGCGATCGCGTCCTCAACTCCTTTGTTCCCCTACACTACGGTACATTTGGGGGCTTACCTACTCGCATTCTCTATGTGTTTATTGGACTTGCACCACTGATTCTGTTTCTCACTGCCTTTCTAATGTACTGGTATCGTCACTGGACAAAACGTCCTACAAAAAATAATATTTATACAACTTCAAATTGA
- a CDS encoding Uma2 family endonuclease encodes MVSQIESSAPSEIFYPESDGQPMANNTEHFEIIVLIKGNLDILFADDPNVFIAGDLFWYPIKDNNKIKYAPDVMVALNRPKGRRSSYKQWEEGNQPPQVVFEILSPVNTSVEMARKLLFYSQYGVEEYYIYNPANNELQVWLRGEYGLDWVDFGQKWVSPRLQINFDVSGEQWQLSYPDGQPFMTFGELMARSQAAQQQAQVAQQQAQAAQQQAEAAQQQAQAAQQRLQQAVPRLLSMGLNREQVADALSLSVEDVEAIAMNL; translated from the coding sequence ATGGTTTCCCAAATTGAATCTTCTGCCCCTTCGGAGATTTTCTATCCTGAATCTGATGGTCAGCCGATGGCAAATAATACAGAACATTTTGAAATTATCGTACTAATTAAAGGTAATTTAGATATTCTCTTTGCAGATGATCCCAATGTTTTCATCGCTGGTGATTTGTTCTGGTATCCCATCAAAGACAACAACAAGATTAAATATGCACCTGATGTGATGGTTGCCCTTAATCGTCCCAAAGGTCGTCGATCTTCTTATAAGCAGTGGGAAGAAGGAAATCAACCGCCCCAAGTAGTGTTTGAAATTCTCTCCCCAGTCAACACATCAGTAGAAATGGCTCGTAAGTTGCTCTTCTACAGTCAATACGGTGTCGAGGAATACTATATATATAACCCAGCAAATAATGAACTACAAGTTTGGTTACGGGGTGAGTATGGTTTAGACTGGGTAGATTTTGGTCAAAAATGGGTGAGTCCACGGCTGCAAATTAATTTTGATGTCTCCGGTGAACAGTGGCAACTTTCATATCCAGATGGTCAGCCTTTTATGACATTTGGGGAATTAATGGCACGATCGCAAGCCGCACAACAACAAGCCCAAGTCGCACAACAACAAGCCCAAGCTGCACAACAACAAGCCGAAGCCGCACAACAACAAGCCCAAGCTGCACAACAACGTCTACAACAAGCAGTACCTCGATTACTTAGTATGGGATTAAACCGAGAACAAGTAGCTGATGCTTTGTCCCTTTCTGTAGAAGATGTAGAAGCGATCGCTATGAATCTTTAG
- a CDS encoding phosphodiester glycosidase family protein, protein MKTRLLLSIFVVAIAYLTSCKNLQGNSTVEAEKTCLGDDAKFSLEFFKTNNQGDKDSKGINHVIIFNPKSEELDFKVNVGLAHNLYAKDDKGKLLKEYIPTQFHEIIANENAKLNGKVPIAAINADYIETDNKPQGLNISRGIEYSGVFKNKRSSFGISGGEPKKRTATIQAGRRKNDILNYNLVGGNGRFYRQGQFKDICQDLGELACKQVTNRSLVATTNKGYVILLVNDSKANSDISLSEVNQELLPDNFDDVLEGIAKNNCLGKIQEGMLFDGGMSPGLYYNNKIYVENPGPIGSVFLIYKK, encoded by the coding sequence ATGAAAACAAGACTTTTATTATCTATTTTTGTGGTAGCGATCGCTTATCTTACTAGCTGTAAAAATTTGCAAGGCAATTCAACAGTTGAAGCTGAAAAAACTTGCCTTGGTGACGATGCCAAATTCAGTCTGGAATTCTTCAAAACTAATAATCAAGGTGATAAAGATTCAAAAGGTATCAATCATGTAATTATTTTTAATCCCAAATCTGAAGAATTAGATTTTAAAGTTAATGTCGGTTTAGCTCATAATCTTTACGCCAAAGATGATAAAGGTAAATTGCTCAAAGAATATATCCCTACACAGTTTCATGAAATCATCGCTAACGAAAATGCTAAATTAAACGGAAAAGTACCCATTGCGGCAATTAATGCTGACTATATAGAAACGGATAATAAACCACAAGGTTTAAATATTTCTCGCGGAATAGAGTATTCCGGAGTCTTCAAAAATAAACGGTCTTCTTTTGGAATATCAGGAGGTGAACCTAAAAAGCGAACGGCTACAATCCAAGCAGGAAGAAGAAAAAATGATATTCTGAATTACAATTTAGTCGGTGGTAATGGCAGATTTTATCGTCAAGGGCAGTTTAAAGATATTTGCCAAGATTTAGGAGAACTTGCTTGCAAACAAGTTACAAATCGTTCTTTAGTCGCTACGACTAACAAAGGTTATGTAATTCTGTTGGTTAATGATTCAAAAGCTAATTCAGATATTAGTTTATCTGAAGTTAATCAAGAATTGCTTCCAGATAATTTTGATGATGTTCTTGAGGGAATTGCCAAAAATAATTGTTTAGGTAAAATTCAAGAAGGAATGTTATTTGATGGCGGGATGTCTCCAGGGTTGTATTACAATAACAAAATATATGTAGAAAATCCAGGACCTATAGGTTCAGTATTTTTAATTTATAAAAAATAA
- a CDS encoding gamma-glutamylcyclotransferase family protein, translating into MVKVFVYGTLKPGEANYQRYCALQVVDAKKAYAFGQLFALPMGYPAMTLGDSLVYGYLLTFVDAKVLNNLDILEYYQPSRLRTENLYNRQEVEIYDLEGRSLGIAWVYLMIPQQICQLKGSRLQRDGWWSGCGLTVGIINSGVNN; encoded by the coding sequence ATGGTAAAAGTCTTTGTTTACGGCACGCTTAAACCAGGTGAAGCAAATTATCAAAGATATTGTGCGCTTCAAGTGGTAGATGCTAAGAAAGCTTACGCTTTTGGTCAATTGTTTGCTTTACCGATGGGCTACCCAGCTATGACCCTAGGAGATAGCCTCGTCTACGGATATTTACTGACATTTGTTGATGCAAAGGTTTTAAATAACCTAGATATTTTAGAATATTACCAACCCTCCAGACTAAGAACTGAAAACCTTTATAATCGACAAGAAGTTGAAATATACGATCTAGAAGGGCGATCGCTTGGTATTGCCTGGGTCTATTTAATGATACCGCAGCAAATTTGTCAACTAAAAGGCAGCCGACTACAGCGCGATGGCTGGTGGAGTGGCTGCGGCTTAACAGTTGGCATTATAAACAGCGGAGTTAACAATTAA
- a CDS encoding anti-sigma factor family protein, whose amino-acid sequence MTTDSQFSARSDLQANKDVQMPAVKQTNESTGAMDIVKRDRFELLSAYLDGEVTAAERKQVEQWLANDASVKLLYARLLKLRQGVRNLPVPQPIQPIEETVQQVMASLRRRSRLAWVCGGTAVAACVISAVSGWLPGGDSSIPQMAQKPSIEPTQQTPSPVAASPLMVAINTPVFPIPKTAESSPKNSVDRVAPQPEKTEQELN is encoded by the coding sequence ATGACTACTGATTCTCAGTTTTCCGCTCGCTCCGATTTGCAAGCTAATAAAGATGTGCAAATGCCAGCAGTTAAACAAACCAATGAATCTACGGGTGCTATGGATATAGTGAAGCGCGATCGCTTCGAGTTATTAAGTGCTTACCTCGATGGTGAGGTGACAGCTGCCGAACGCAAGCAAGTTGAACAATGGTTGGCAAATGATGCCTCAGTAAAACTATTGTATGCTCGACTGTTAAAGCTACGGCAAGGCGTGCGGAATCTTCCCGTACCACAGCCAATACAGCCAATAGAAGAAACAGTCCAGCAAGTAATGGCTTCTTTACGTCGCCGTTCCCGGCTAGCATGGGTATGTGGAGGTACTGCCGTCGCCGCTTGCGTCATTAGTGCGGTTTCTGGCTGGCTACCAGGTGGAGATTCCAGTATACCTCAAATGGCTCAAAAACCTTCAATCGAACCGACACAACAGACGCCTTCGCCTGTTGCCGCTTCGCCACTGATGGTTGCTATTAATACTCCTGTCTTCCCTATTCCCAAAACAGCAGAATCCTCTCCGAAAAATTCAGTTGATCGGGTTGCACCTCAACCAGAAAAGACTGAACAGGAACTAAATTAA
- a CDS encoding sigma-70 family RNA polymerase sigma factor: MSQSIPVSWSTVDVRLSETSVQVDKLSNHDLILRCQTGLRPDRVAFAELMRRFQTQVDRVLYHLAPDWADRADLAQEVWIRVYRNVNRLQEPAKFRGWLSRIATNLFYDELRKRKRVVSPLSLDAPRAVEDGEMDWEIAGDTPGPEEELTTREFYEQLRSAIADLPEVFRTTIVLREIEGMAYEEIAEITGVSLGTVKSRIARARSRLQTQLQNYLDS, encoded by the coding sequence ATGAGTCAATCGATTCCTGTATCCTGGTCAACGGTTGATGTGAGGCTTTCAGAAACCTCAGTGCAAGTTGACAAACTCTCTAATCACGATTTAATTTTGCGCTGTCAAACTGGACTGCGCCCAGATCGTGTTGCGTTTGCAGAACTTATGCGCCGTTTTCAGACTCAAGTTGATAGGGTTTTATATCACCTCGCTCCTGATTGGGCTGACAGAGCTGATTTGGCTCAGGAAGTTTGGATTCGAGTATATCGGAATGTTAACCGATTGCAAGAGCCAGCTAAGTTCCGGGGCTGGTTGAGCCGTATTGCCACTAACTTGTTTTACGATGAGTTACGCAAACGCAAGCGTGTTGTTAGTCCCTTGTCGCTTGATGCTCCCCGTGCGGTAGAGGACGGCGAGATGGATTGGGAAATAGCTGGAGATACCCCAGGACCTGAAGAAGAGCTAACAACGAGAGAATTTTACGAGCAACTGCGCTCCGCGATCGCCGATTTACCTGAAGTATTCCGCACTACAATTGTTCTGAGAGAAATCGAAGGAATGGCATACGAAGAAATTGCCGAAATCACTGGTGTTTCTTTGGGAACCGTTAAATCGAGAATAGCCAGAGCTAGATCCAGATTGCAAACTCAATTGCAAAATTATTTAGATTCGTAA
- a CDS encoding L,D-transpeptidase, translating into MTMGRNESVARIVMLLCFGTAILSLAVHWHMIAAKGQFEESASTRLRQDPTMASSAASASTLSSMAAAKSGKVEKNVTREAQLAKNNWLLVDQTKKPKFLRAQIAQPKSANSVAGKSQVVVDLSDRRAYVYAKDEVIASYPIAVGKKGWETPTGSFQVMHMQYYPAWRHPITGKVFAAGTDSPLGDRWIGFWSDGRNQIGFHGTPDVEVIGTAISHGCLRMRNPDVRMLYKQVGLGTTVIVRE; encoded by the coding sequence ATGACGATGGGAAGAAATGAATCTGTAGCTCGTATAGTCATGTTGCTCTGTTTTGGCACAGCAATTTTATCTCTGGCTGTGCATTGGCACATGATTGCAGCAAAAGGGCAGTTTGAGGAGTCAGCCTCTACTAGGTTGCGGCAAGATCCAACAATGGCTTCATCCGCAGCGAGTGCGTCTACGTTGTCTTCAATGGCTGCTGCTAAGTCGGGAAAAGTGGAAAAAAATGTAACTAGGGAAGCACAGTTAGCAAAAAATAATTGGCTACTGGTAGACCAAACAAAAAAGCCAAAGTTTTTAAGAGCGCAAATCGCTCAACCAAAATCAGCCAATAGTGTGGCTGGCAAATCGCAAGTAGTGGTAGATTTAAGCGATCGCCGCGCTTATGTTTATGCTAAAGATGAAGTGATAGCCAGCTACCCAATTGCTGTTGGTAAGAAGGGTTGGGAAACACCCACAGGTTCTTTCCAAGTGATGCACATGCAATACTATCCTGCGTGGCGTCACCCGATTACAGGCAAAGTGTTTGCGGCAGGTACTGATAGCCCTTTGGGAGATAGATGGATTGGTTTTTGGTCAGATGGACGCAATCAAATTGGTTTTCACGGCACACCAGATGTTGAGGTGATAGGAACTGCTATATCTCATGGCTGCTTAAGAATGCGTAATCCTGATGTGCGAATGCTATACAAGCAGGTGGGTTTGGGGACAACTGTGATAGTACGCGAATAA
- a CDS encoding late competence development ComFB family protein: protein MSLMSTIEKIVEQSLQDGYLTPAMEAEVGRICDNASELSIEEYMALDKLMGALLTGEVEAVPRKEFINVMEELVLTEAIARIAEIEATSESSLEVGDIAAYALNRLPPLYATTEEGASYQRQRAHAELQQLIAQQINEAISRYLDRPNFFPERTILSKNTGNDILQQVSTLLQACAPNFEQK, encoded by the coding sequence ATGAGCCTTATGAGTACTATCGAAAAAATTGTAGAACAGTCTCTCCAGGATGGTTATCTCACACCAGCAATGGAAGCAGAAGTCGGGCGAATCTGTGATAACGCCAGCGAACTTTCAATTGAAGAGTACATGGCATTAGATAAGCTAATGGGAGCGCTATTGACTGGTGAGGTAGAGGCAGTACCTCGCAAAGAATTCATTAATGTTATGGAAGAATTGGTATTGACCGAGGCGATCGCCAGAATAGCAGAAATTGAAGCTACTAGCGAAAGTTCTCTTGAAGTCGGAGATATTGCCGCTTATGCCCTCAACCGTCTTCCTCCCCTGTATGCAACCACAGAAGAAGGTGCTAGCTATCAAAGACAACGTGCCCACGCAGAACTTCAGCAATTAATCGCCCAGCAAATAAATGAGGCGATTTCCCGTTATTTAGATCGACCGAATTTCTTCCCAGAACGAACAATTTTAAGCAAAAATACTGGTAATGACATTCTGCAACAAGTCAGTACTTTACTTCAGGCATGTGCGCCTAACTTTGAACAAAAATAA
- a CDS encoding M23 family metallopeptidase yields the protein MTIDDRPSNSQNKLLCSVLKGLKPYHRAVGLFMGMFAAFPVALALPVDALQVKVTPTKPDLGDTLSVIINLDNPANGSNPTVTSGEKTYPAFEIAPNQYRAFVPTTPLESAGTRTFRVSGDGQEQNLSVPVGDRKFPVQRINLPPGKAGVDATEYELKRVAAFKALMTPEKYWNGAFVKPNGGRVSTIYGVRRYYNGKFAKDYYHRGVDYAGAAGSPVVAPAAGRVALVGRVSQGFRIHGNVVGIDHGQGVTSIFMHLSRINVKEGDMVQPGQVIGAVGSTGAATGPHLHWGLYVNGQSVDPTPWRTPGVQ from the coding sequence ATGACTATCGACGATCGCCCCAGTAATTCTCAAAATAAGTTGCTCTGTTCTGTCCTCAAAGGCTTAAAACCCTATCACCGTGCAGTCGGTTTATTCATGGGGATGTTTGCTGCCTTTCCCGTTGCCTTAGCATTGCCTGTAGATGCCCTGCAAGTAAAAGTTACACCGACTAAACCCGATTTAGGCGATACCTTATCGGTAATAATTAATTTAGATAATCCAGCAAATGGTAGTAATCCCACGGTAACTAGTGGAGAAAAAACTTACCCAGCCTTTGAAATTGCCCCGAATCAATATCGCGCTTTTGTCCCGACAACACCATTAGAAAGTGCAGGAACTAGAACCTTTCGAGTTTCCGGGGATGGTCAGGAACAAAACTTGTCTGTGCCGGTGGGCGATCGCAAATTTCCCGTACAACGAATTAATCTACCACCTGGAAAAGCCGGAGTAGATGCCACAGAATACGAACTCAAGCGGGTAGCGGCTTTCAAAGCATTAATGACACCAGAAAAATATTGGAATGGTGCTTTTGTCAAGCCAAACGGCGGAAGAGTTTCCACAATTTATGGTGTACGTCGCTACTATAATGGTAAATTTGCAAAAGACTATTACCATCGTGGCGTTGACTACGCTGGTGCAGCCGGTTCGCCCGTCGTTGCTCCAGCCGCTGGACGAGTCGCTTTGGTTGGTAGAGTATCCCAAGGTTTCCGGATTCACGGTAACGTAGTGGGGATTGACCACGGTCAAGGAGTAACCAGCATTTTTATGCACCTGAGTCGAATCAATGTTAAAGAAGGCGATATGGTGCAACCTGGTCAAGTCATTGGCGCAGTCGGTTCAACAGGCGCTGCCACAGGTCCACATTTACACTGGGGATTATATGTCAACGGGCAATCTGTTGACCCAACACCCTGGCGAACTCCTGGAGTTCAATAG
- a CDS encoding phosphodiester glycosidase family protein, with the protein MYQLFTITNFLAKSRKLLSLSLATAVILITLQIYTVQALPIPKAFKLMMQETGVQVYKKDYANANSDYVTVVNLEKGTIRNLTGTVEGTPEGIVKRKLPSEFWQDAVKENTSKRKVMVVVNASFFSTNDDPTGIAFGLKLGGSTISYGYAIAKEYPGQIRTFSFNPDQGIANIQSYAKETFDSTPEVVGALDGVANKSAFSYLPRTFVGVRDNDGNGTKETVIFYSSSYARQIDASNVLRGFGANAIAMLDGGGSTFLIINGNSLISTKRKVPHAIAVYAGD; encoded by the coding sequence ATGTATCAACTTTTTACAATCACAAATTTTTTAGCCAAAAGTAGAAAGTTGCTGTCTTTAAGTTTGGCAACTGCTGTGATTTTAATCACATTACAAATATATACAGTGCAGGCTTTACCAATTCCCAAAGCCTTTAAGCTGATGATGCAGGAAACTGGCGTGCAAGTATATAAAAAAGATTACGCAAATGCAAATTCAGATTATGTTACCGTTGTCAACTTAGAAAAGGGGACTATACGCAATTTGACAGGTACAGTCGAGGGTACACCTGAGGGAATAGTAAAGAGAAAATTGCCCTCGGAATTTTGGCAAGATGCTGTTAAAGAAAATACATCAAAGCGAAAGGTAATGGTTGTTGTTAATGCTTCCTTTTTTTCTACGAATGACGATCCAACTGGTATTGCATTCGGTTTGAAGCTTGGTGGTAGTACGATTAGTTACGGCTATGCGATCGCTAAAGAATACCCCGGACAGATTCGCACGTTTTCTTTCAACCCCGACCAAGGAATTGCTAATATTCAAAGTTATGCGAAAGAGACTTTCGATTCAACCCCGGAAGTGGTAGGTGCGCTTGACGGAGTTGCAAATAAGTCTGCTTTTAGTTATTTACCGAGAACCTTTGTTGGGGTGCGAGATAATGACGGCAATGGTACAAAAGAAACTGTGATTTTTTATTCGAGTAGTTATGCGCGTCAAATTGATGCATCTAATGTTCTCAGGGGGTTTGGTGCAAATGCAATAGCGATGCTTGACGGGGGTGGAAGCACATTTTTGATAATAAATGGAAATTCTTTGATTTCAACAAAGCGTAAAGTACCGCACGCGATCGCAGTTTATGCTGGGGATTAG
- a CDS encoding DevA family ABC transporter ATP-binding protein gives MNAVISIKNLDHYFGHGQLRKQVLFDINLDINAGEIIIMTGPSGSGKTTLLTLAGGLRSAQFGSLQVLGRELCKASAKQLTLARRSNGYIFQAHNLHGSLTALQNVRMGLELQPNISPQEMKTRSAEMLELVGLGNRLNYYPDDLSGGQKQRVAIARALVNHPKIVLADEPTAALDSKSGRDVVNLMQTLAKEQGCTILLVTHDNRILDIADHIVYMEDGKLADAPAAVAAG, from the coding sequence ATGAACGCTGTAATTTCGATTAAAAATCTCGATCACTACTTCGGTCACGGTCAACTTCGCAAGCAAGTTCTTTTTGATATCAACTTAGATATTAATGCTGGTGAAATTATCATTATGACTGGTCCCTCTGGTTCTGGTAAAACTACGCTTCTAACTTTGGCAGGAGGTTTGCGCTCTGCTCAATTTGGTAGTTTGCAGGTATTGGGACGGGAACTTTGCAAAGCTAGTGCAAAACAACTTACTTTAGCACGACGCAGTAATGGTTATATTTTCCAAGCACACAACTTACACGGTAGCTTAACAGCACTCCAAAACGTCAGAATGGGTTTGGAACTGCAACCAAATATTTCGCCGCAAGAGATGAAAACCCGGTCAGCGGAGATGCTGGAACTGGTAGGATTAGGAAATCGCCTTAATTACTATCCCGATGATTTGTCAGGTGGACAAAAACAAAGAGTAGCGATCGCTCGCGCTTTAGTCAATCATCCGAAAATTGTCTTAGCAGACGAACCCACAGCTGCCCTTGATAGTAAATCCGGTCGAGATGTAGTCAACTTGATGCAAACATTAGCCAAAGAACAAGGCTGTACCATTCTCTTGGTGACTCATGACAACCGCATTTTAGATATTGCCGACCACATAGTTTACATGGAAGATGGTAAACTAGCTGATGCTCCTGCTGCTGTTGCCGCAGGTTAA
- the devC gene encoding ABC transporter permease DevC, giving the protein MIGFIQQLQRRTPLGWLQLSHEKSRLLVALSGIAFADVLMFMQLGFQNALYDSNTRLNRVLQTDIVLLSPQARNIQSLSTFSRRRLYQAADIQGVKSAEPLYINTVTWKNPQTRRKTTIQVMGFNPEQPALNLPEVNQQLEKIKLPDTFLFDRSSKGEYKEVFAQIQQGKTVTTEIEKHTISINGLFELGSSFGADGTLISSDQNFLRLFPRRQAGSISLGLIYLEPGYDSKQVATALQSYLKNDVKVLTREEFIKFEEDYWKKESPIGFIFGLGVSMGFIVGVIIVYQVLSTDVNAHMKEYATFKAMGYNNLYLLGVVFEEAIILAFLGFIPGAVVPLGLYHLTRNATNLPIYMTLARAFMVLLLTIAMCMISGAIATRKVQSADPADMF; this is encoded by the coding sequence ATGATTGGATTTATCCAGCAATTGCAGCGACGAACACCTCTAGGATGGCTACAACTAAGTCATGAAAAAAGTCGTCTTTTAGTAGCATTATCAGGAATTGCCTTTGCTGATGTTCTCATGTTTATGCAGCTTGGGTTTCAAAATGCACTTTATGACAGTAACACCCGTCTAAATCGCGTTTTACAAACTGATATAGTTTTACTTAGTCCTCAAGCCCGTAACATCCAAAGTTTATCTACATTTTCTCGGCGGCGATTGTACCAAGCTGCGGACATTCAAGGAGTTAAGTCTGCCGAACCTTTATATATCAACACAGTCACATGGAAAAATCCCCAAACCCGCCGCAAGACAACGATACAAGTTATGGGTTTTAATCCGGAACAACCAGCGTTAAACTTACCAGAAGTTAACCAGCAATTAGAAAAAATTAAACTACCAGATACCTTTTTATTTGACCGTAGTTCCAAAGGAGAATACAAAGAAGTTTTTGCCCAAATTCAACAAGGAAAAACTGTTACTACCGAAATAGAAAAGCACACCATTTCTATTAATGGCTTGTTTGAATTAGGTTCTTCCTTTGGTGCTGATGGTACTTTAATTTCCAGCGATCAAAACTTTTTGCGGCTATTTCCTCGGCGACAAGCAGGTAGTATCAGTCTTGGGTTAATTTATTTAGAACCAGGCTATGACTCAAAGCAAGTAGCAACAGCATTACAATCCTATTTAAAAAATGATGTCAAAGTATTAACTCGCGAAGAGTTTATCAAATTTGAAGAAGACTACTGGAAAAAAGAAAGTCCCATCGGCTTTATCTTCGGTCTAGGTGTATCGATGGGTTTCATAGTTGGGGTGATAATCGTTTATCAAGTACTCTCCACCGATGTGAATGCTCACATGAAAGAATACGCGACTTTTAAAGCAATGGGATATAACAATTTATATTTATTGGGTGTTGTATTTGAAGAAGCGATCATCCTAGCATTTTTGGGCTTTATTCCAGGAGCAGTAGTACCCTTGGGGCTTTACCATCTGACTCGAAATGCTACAAATCTGCCGATTTACATGACCTTAGCAAGAGCCTTTATGGTCTTATTGCTGACTATTGCCATGTGTATGATATCTGGTGCGATCGCTACTCGCAAAGTTCAATCTGCTGACCCTGCTGATATGTTCTAA
- a CDS encoding ABC exporter membrane fusion protein: MTQNLKIDGLNSQTIWRSPVMLAIAASLITSVISVYTVTRFQNQVNQKQEIPASIQPVVKTVTAMGRLEPKGEVAKLSAATANEGNRVDKLLVKEGASVKAGQIIAIMDSRDRLQASLVEAQKQVQVASSRLDQVKAGAKQGEIGARQATVNRLQVELEGNRKTLQATINRLQAELQGQQQSLQATVARVAAEKRNAQADVQRYETLYKQGAISSQEVDKRRLSAETANQQLIESQATQTRTIATLQQQLVEAKANRDKTIATLQQQLVEAKATLNQTAEVRPTDIANSQAEIESAQATVEKIKAQLEQAYIRAPKSGQILKINTRAGETVGNEGIVDLGQTDQMYAVAEVYQSDINKVRSGQRVRVTGDSLSGELQGTVDWVGMQVQRQNVINTDPSENIDAKVVEVHVQLNEASSKKAANFTNLQVKVVIEL; this comes from the coding sequence ATGACGCAAAACTTGAAAATAGATGGCTTGAATTCCCAGACTATTTGGCGATCGCCTGTGATGCTAGCGATTGCAGCATCATTGATAACAAGCGTAATTAGCGTTTATACGGTAACGCGGTTTCAGAACCAAGTTAATCAAAAGCAAGAGATTCCTGCCTCGATTCAGCCAGTAGTAAAAACAGTCACAGCAATGGGACGGCTAGAGCCAAAAGGAGAGGTAGCCAAACTTTCAGCAGCTACTGCGAATGAAGGAAATCGAGTTGACAAACTGTTGGTAAAAGAAGGCGCGAGCGTCAAAGCTGGGCAGATAATTGCCATTATGGACAGTCGCGATCGCCTACAAGCGAGTTTGGTTGAAGCACAAAAACAAGTTCAAGTTGCTTCTTCACGTTTAGACCAAGTAAAAGCAGGAGCCAAACAGGGAGAAATTGGAGCGCGTCAAGCTACAGTCAACCGTTTGCAAGTAGAACTTGAGGGGAATAGAAAAACTTTGCAAGCGACAATTAATCGTCTGCAAGCGGAACTGCAAGGTCAACAACAAAGCCTACAAGCAACAGTTGCCCGTGTAGCAGCCGAAAAGCGTAACGCTCAAGCAGACGTTCAACGTTACGAAACTTTATACAAACAAGGAGCGATTTCTAGTCAAGAAGTTGATAAAAGACGCCTGAGTGCAGAAACTGCAAATCAGCAGCTAATCGAAAGCCAAGCCACCCAGACAAGAACCATCGCTACTCTACAACAGCAGCTTGTCGAAGCCAAAGCCAACCGAGACAAAACCATCGCAACATTGCAACAGCAGCTTGTCGAAGCCAAAGCCACCTTAAACCAAACAGCAGAAGTGCGTCCTACAGATATAGCAAATTCCCAAGCAGAGATAGAAAGCGCTCAAGCCACCGTTGAGAAAATTAAAGCACAACTTGAACAAGCATACATCCGCGCACCCAAATCAGGGCAAATCTTGAAGATAAATACACGCGCTGGTGAAACCGTTGGTAATGAGGGAATTGTCGATTTAGGTCAAACCGATCAGATGTATGCAGTTGCAGAAGTCTACCAAAGTGATATTAACAAAGTGCGATCGGGGCAACGAGTGCGAGTAACTGGTGATTCTCTTTCTGGTGAATTGCAGGGAACAGTAGATTGGGTTGGAATGCAGGTACAGCGACAGAACGTTATCAACACCGATCCGAGTGAAAATATAGATGCCAAAGTCGTTGAAGTTCATGTGCAACTGAATGAAGCTTCTAGTAAAAAAGCTGCCAATTTCACTAATTTACAAGTCAAGGTGGTAATTGAATTATGA